Proteins encoded within one genomic window of Gigantopelta aegis isolate Gae_Host chromosome 2, Gae_host_genome, whole genome shotgun sequence:
- the LOC121377837 gene encoding zinc finger protein 888-like: MESHQSREVDSVLFYSKELQCYVRVPSDIGNSLPVNIAAGGGQVYTSTSGVSVSNSQEQTHVVTSYPQQQQQQQHQQQQQQPSAHIQQVLCTHISNSDYDRTYPLAVTNIGEQNPGCSMTSLPVSDQVYYQDQVVTGYGRPYPQNSGIKSPQTLQRQYGDVFENYFTGSGANDVGNKTGQTNKGSASDLEDPVKISQMLVEKLLATETNSKKPIKANAVKPAPAKSTKKGKKIVCHVCNVGLTTLNRKILVKMEGTNVSYLTTCETCCKIESDKIKAEQARKLLENQAKSTCSNVPNTSLPFAGSNRCATSHANSQHINSVNTTPSQMQVSQTGVKITNTNTLTHSSVQPVGICSSSSQMPVSSTAGQSQTSAVHLQQNSNVACPVIGQKSVQNINCNSSTLSSKLTGNAPLVANTKPNNLQAKPNVWHQKSKPVTVCGLCSRKGREITCVIAKVKEDNTLEYIDACNICVKKKLEKKKRKKVRHSISELKRIKSKCNRGTQSEDNPLKWKCQKCYKTFQRKNEMLIHKRTHRKPRVIQCVSCEEELKYYSLQKPFKCEHCDRIYDPKSISDMEKIKRSQRGNDVFKCSICDKVLATAKGVKEHEKTHSLEKPFVCYICHKTFKFTTNLRLHMRTHTNERPFKCEMCGRAFKQSSGLIQHIRLHTGEKPWACSICGKRYGQKSNFTRHMFTHNKSKSYACFLCDKFFNTDWKLTRHMKFKHSDSNPYRCDICGKDYEENSSFRRHLEKHGMDNKFRCKVCGKQFSATNPLQQHLKTHLTEQKGLYNCGLCSFQFNDEAQLNGHIRQHFSDNTHGCSQCEAVFPTRGLLEHHLKQKHSAETVFDCSLCGRQFTLKVNYDVHMRKHNGHLPFECHICGKRYQWSNTLESHMTIHANETSVSVVGTAAGACNPAETNYLNMPVQYA; encoded by the coding sequence ATGGAAAGTCACCAGTCTAGAGAAGTTgacagtgttttgttttattctaaaGAGCTTCAATGTTATGTTCGTGTGCCAAGTGATATTGGCAACTCCTTGCCTGTAAATATTGCAGCTGGTGGTGGTCAAGTCTATACAAGCACCTCGGGTGTTTCTGTTAGCAACAGCCAGGAGCAGACTCATGTTGTGACAAGTTACccacaacaacagcagcagcagcagcatcagcaacaacaacaacaaccttcAGCTCACATACAGCAGGTGTTATGTACACACATTTCCAACTCAGACTATGACCGGACGTATCCTCTAGCAGTGACGAACATTGGCGAACAGAACCCAGGCTGTTCCATGACATCGCTGCCAGTTTCTGATCAGGTGTACTATCAGGATCAGGTTGTCACAGGTTACGGTCGACCTTATCCTCAGAACAGTGGTATCAAGTCACCGCAGACCTTGCAGAGGCAATATGGTGATGTGTTTGAGAACTATTTCACAGGATCGGGAGCAAACGATGTCGGCAACAAGACTGGGCAGACTAACAAAGGATCCGCATCAGATCTAGAAGATCCTGTTAAAATCAGTCAGATGCTTGTTGAGAAACTGCTGGCCACTGAAACAAATTCTAAGAAACCGATCAAAGCAAATGCAGTTAAACCAGCTCCAGCCAAGAGCACGAAGAAGGGAAAGAAAATTGTGTGTCATGTTTGTAACGTGGGACTGACCACACTGAACCGAAAGATTCTGGTGAAGATGGAAGGAACCAATGTCTCTTATCTAACAACATGTGAAACATGTTGTAAGATTGAATCAGACAAGATAAAAGCAGAACAGGCAAGAAAGTTGTTAGAAAATCAAGCAAAGAGTACATGTAGTAATGTTCCAAATACATCTTTACCATTTGCAGGGTCTAACAGGTGTGCTACATCTCATGCAAATTCTCAGCACATTAATTCAGTTAATACAACACCTTCACAAATGCAGGTTTCACAGACAGGGGTTAAAATTACAAACACCAATACTCTTACTCATTCCAGTGTTCAGCCAGTAGGTATATGTAGTTCTAGTTCACAGATGCCTGTTAGTAGTACTGCAGGACAGTCGCAAACATCAGCAGTGCATTTACAGCAGAACAGCAATGTTGCTTGTCCGGTTATTGGTCAGAAGTCTGTCCAGAACATAAACTGTAATTCTTCGACATTGTCTTCTAAACTGACTGGAAATGCCCCACTTGTGGCAAATACCAAACCAAATAATCTACAAGCAAagccaaatgtttggcatcagAAAAGTAAACCAGTGACAGTCTGTGGGTTGTGCTCTAGAAAAGGACGAGAAATAACGTGTGTCATAGCCAAGGTCAAAGAGGACAACACTTTGGAGTACATTGACGCTTGCAACATCTGTGTGAAGAAGAaacttgaaaagaaaaagaggaagaaaGTAAGACACAGCATTTCTGAGCTGAAGAGAATCAAAAGCAAGTGCAATAGAGGCACTCAGTCTGAGGATAACCCATTGAAGTGGAAGTGCCAGAAATGCTACAAGACATTCCAACGCAAAAACGAAATGTTAATTCACAAACGAACGCATCGGAAGCCCCGTGTTATACAGTGTGTAAGCTGTGAGGAAGAGCTGAAATATTACAGTCTTCAAAAGCCATTCAAATGTGAACACTGCGATCGAATCTACGATCCAAAATCTATTTCTGATATGGAAAAAATCAAACGATCCCAAAGAGGTAACGACGTTTTTAAGTGTTCAATATGCGACAAAGTTTTAGCCACTGCAAAGGGAGTTAAGGAGCACGAAAAGACGCACTCTTTGGAGAAACCGTTCGTGTGTTATATCTGTCACAAGACGTTCAAGTTCACCACCAATCTGCGACTGCACATGAGGACCCATACGAACGAGAGACCGTTCAAGTGCGAGATGTGTGGGCGAGCCTTCAAACAGAGCTCCGGTCTCATTCAGCACATTCGACTACACACAGGCGAGAAACCGTGGGCCTGCAGCATATGCGGCAAGCGGTATGGGCAGAAAAGCAACTTCACCCGACACATGTTCACACACAACAAGTCCAAATCGTACGCCTGTTTTCTCTGCGACAAATTCTTCAACACGGACTGGAAGCTGACGAGACACATGAAGTTCAAGCATTCGGACAGCAACCCGTATCGATGCGACATCTGCGGGAAAGACTACGAGGAGAACAGCAGCTTTCGCCGCCATCTTGAAAAGCATGGCATGGACAACAAGTTCCGCTGCAAAGTGTGCGGGAAGCAGTTCTCGGCGACGAATCCTCTACAGCAGCACCTGAAGACCCACTTGACCGAGCAGAAGGGTCTGTACAACTGTGGACTCTGCAGCTTCCAGTTTAACGACGAGGCGCAGCTGAACGGTCACATCAGGCAACACTTCAGTGACAACACGCACGGGTGCAGCCAGTGCGAGGCTGTGTTCCCCACCAGGGGTCTGCTAGAGCACCACCTGAAGCAGAAGCATTCCGCAGAGACCGTCTTCGACTGCTCGCTCTGCGGCCGGCAGTTCACCCTCAAGGTCAATTACGACGTGCACATGAGGAAGCACAACGGCCACCTTCCGTTCGAGTGTCACATCTGCGGTAAGAGATACCAGTGGAGCAACACGCTGGAATCGCACATGACGATTCATGCCAATGAAACGTCTGTCAGCGTTGTAGGGACCGCTGCAGGCGCGTGCAATCCTGCTGAGACCAACTACCTGAACATGCCAGTTCAGTATGCTTGA
- the LOC121377846 gene encoding uncharacterized protein RT0683-like: MCTPELTIVTRSVIVLTSLVTKWIGKRVYQKKPRSIMKLSNLKYLFFSLLLTTALLYVVLPDLELYFMFFKDSIFNGEFSNKMTQYDMVTAKLLLKRFASEMESANMTYFLYSGSLLGSYRHRGIVPWDDDIDVIVPFRQRPDLRTTLSELEPLFTLDTSMDIRWKFYSILSEAIKTKSWKWPFLDISFYFENETHIWDTDRRWRLTSIYNKSIVFPLGKGSFMNMSLPVPKDPYAFLSFNFDVNICKSNSYDHKQETSIPYLFQTSVPCYILRKRFQFVNHD; this comes from the coding sequence ATGTGTACACCGGAACTAACAATAGTAACACGATCTGTTATAGTGTTAACATCACTAGTCACAAAGTGGATCGGAAAAAGagtttaccaaaaaaaacctaGATCTATTATGAAGTTATctaatttgaaatatttgtttttttctttactaCTAACAACTGCTTTGTTGTATGTGGTCTTACCTGATCTGGAActgtatttcatgttttttaagGATTCCATATTTAATGGAGAATTCTCCAACAAAATGACCCAATACGATATGGTAACTGCCAAGTTGCTATTGAAACGATTTGCCTCAGAAATGGAATCTGCCAACATGACGTATTTCTTGTATTCGGGGAGTCTTCTGGGATCGTACCGACATCGTGGAATTGTTCCTTGGGACGACGATATTGACGTGATTGTTCCTTTTAGACAAAGACCAGATCTCCGCACGACCTTGTCTGAGCTTGAACCGTTATTCACCCTCGATACGTCAATGGACATTCGTTGGaaattttattccattttgtCGGaagcaataaaaacaaaaagctgGAAATGGCCGTTTCTCGATATAAGTTTTTACTTTGAAAACGAGACTCACATCTGGGATACCGACAGGCGCTGGAGACTGACTTCCATCTACAACAAGTCGATTGTGTTTCCACTAGGAAAGGGAAGTTTCATGAATATGAGTTTGCCGGTTCCTAAGGATCCGTATGCGTTTCTTTCATTCAACTTTGACGTGAACATTTGTAAATCCAACAGTTACGACCACAAACAAGAAACGAGTATTCCGTACTTATTTCAAACATCTGTACCATGTTACATACTACGAAAGAGGTTTCAGTTTGTAAATCATGATTAG